In Acaryochloris marina S15, a single genomic region encodes these proteins:
- a CDS encoding GrpB family protein yields the protein MRKVEVVPHNPEWIAIFQAEATRIKDALGENIVAVHHIGSTAITGIHAKPIIDLLVEVQCLTQVDEQNSPMEQLGYEVMGDFGIPGRRFFRKNNQDGIRTHHIHIFNHNSAQIKRHLAFRDYMIAHPTDAKQYSELKCQLAKHTNIDGYVDGKDSFIKAIDVKAAQCKALQADQQSGS from the coding sequence ATGAGAAAGGTAGAAGTTGTCCCTCACAATCCTGAATGGATAGCGATTTTTCAGGCTGAAGCCACGCGGATCAAGGATGCTTTAGGTGAGAATATCGTTGCAGTCCACCATATTGGCAGCACGGCCATTACTGGCATACATGCAAAACCGATCATCGATCTGTTAGTTGAGGTGCAGTGCCTTACCCAAGTTGATGAGCAAAATTCACCGATGGAGCAACTCGGCTACGAAGTCATGGGAGATTTTGGTATCCCAGGTCGCCGGTTTTTTCGGAAAAATAACCAAGACGGTATTCGGACGCACCATATCCATATCTTTAACCACAACTCAGCACAGATAAAACGTCATCTGGCATTTCGCGATTATATGATTGCCCACCCGACAGATGCTAAGCAATACAGCGAATTGAAATGCCAGTTAGCTAAACACACGAATATCGATGGCTATGTAGACGGCAAAGATAGCTTTATTAAAGCCATAGATGTAAAAGCAGCTCAGTGCAAAGCATTACAGGCAGATCAGCAGTCAGGGAGCTGA
- a CDS encoding DNA polymerase III subunit gamma/tau, whose protein sequence is MAYEPLHHKYRPQVFADLVGQDAIATTLTNAIESERIAPAYLFTGPRGTGKTSSARILAKSLNCLNSQQPTPSPCGTCSVCQEVALGSSLDVIEIDAASNTGVDNIRDLIERAQFAPVQCRFKIYCLDEVHMLSTAAFNALLKTLEEPPDRVVFILATTDPQRVLPTIISRCQRFDFRRIALDPMIQHLTYIAEQESIAITSTAVELIAQVAQGGLRDAESLLDQLSLLAGEIDNTQVWDLVGSVPEQALLALLQAIIAQQPALMVERTHALLDRGREPLTVLQNLAGFYRDLLIAKTAPDRRDLVAITAPTWTELCQVAQQFEVEDILANQQHLRSCEGQIKNSTQPRLWLEVSLLGLLPRKALPEESQPVQRPQIEVGTVPAIASSPVPIAAPVSTPNPLPVPSLPEPAIATTPVPTAETVSAPHPPSVSGETESAIANSLLPAPLPTPDPPPSVIPSTPAAAVPPAPATSYPDIEFDTLQELESAIPTVDEEKEAEESRSALDNIAPEPPSNRSESSKLSITPSVREQPGPTPIPQPPSQKPTEAAPQRDLTDTWQQVLQNLNLPSRALLKEHGQLLYWQGREVRVGIRKTLLRLAQGKVTELEETFEKCFNLKVKVTLKVLTEEQIRTQPQVSVSFKSNAPVTSPKPPSTPPPHNRESPVVAPSREVTEAPSATEPPSWQTTTEDDMTSAARSFAQFFNGAFVDPEPKAVETKETSAPLEKDS, encoded by the coding sequence GTGGCATACGAACCGCTGCATCATAAATATCGTCCCCAAGTATTTGCGGACTTAGTGGGACAAGATGCGATCGCAACCACGTTGACCAATGCGATCGAGTCCGAACGGATTGCCCCTGCCTACCTATTTACTGGTCCCCGAGGCACGGGAAAAACATCCAGTGCCAGGATCCTAGCCAAATCTCTTAACTGTCTAAATAGCCAGCAACCCACACCCAGCCCCTGCGGTACCTGTTCCGTTTGCCAGGAAGTGGCCCTCGGTTCATCTCTCGATGTCATCGAAATTGATGCGGCCAGCAATACGGGTGTAGATAATATTCGCGACTTAATCGAACGGGCACAATTCGCACCTGTTCAGTGCCGGTTTAAAATCTATTGCCTTGATGAAGTCCATATGCTCAGCACGGCAGCATTTAATGCCCTGCTAAAGACCTTAGAAGAACCCCCAGATCGGGTGGTTTTCATCCTAGCGACGACGGATCCACAGCGGGTTTTACCGACGATTATTTCTCGCTGCCAACGATTTGACTTTCGACGAATTGCCCTAGATCCGATGATTCAGCATCTGACCTATATTGCTGAACAAGAATCGATTGCCATTACCTCCACGGCTGTAGAGCTAATTGCTCAAGTCGCTCAAGGCGGGTTACGAGATGCGGAAAGTTTACTGGATCAGCTCAGCTTACTCGCGGGTGAAATTGATAACACTCAAGTCTGGGATTTAGTTGGTTCCGTCCCCGAACAGGCTCTCTTAGCCTTACTGCAAGCCATTATTGCGCAACAGCCCGCTTTGATGGTCGAGCGCACCCATGCCTTGCTCGATCGCGGTCGAGAGCCCTTAACAGTCCTCCAAAATCTGGCTGGATTTTATCGGGATTTATTAATTGCCAAAACAGCTCCCGACCGTCGAGATTTAGTGGCCATCACGGCCCCGACTTGGACGGAACTCTGCCAAGTAGCTCAACAGTTTGAAGTCGAAGACATTCTGGCGAACCAACAACATCTGAGAAGTTGTGAAGGACAGATCAAAAATTCAACTCAACCTCGACTCTGGCTGGAAGTCTCTCTCCTCGGACTCCTGCCGAGAAAGGCATTACCCGAGGAGTCTCAACCCGTACAGCGTCCCCAGATTGAGGTCGGAACTGTACCTGCGATCGCAAGTTCTCCGGTCCCCATTGCTGCCCCAGTTTCAACTCCTAATCCTCTTCCAGTTCCGTCTCTACCAGAACCTGCGATCGCAACGACTCCAGTCCCCACTGCTGAAACCGTTTCAGCCCCTCATCCTCCTTCAGTTTCAGGAGAGACGGAATCTGCGATCGCAAATTCACTCCTCCCCGCGCCTCTCCCCACCCCAGATCCGCCTCCTTCTGTCATTCCGTCAACACCTGCCGCTGCTGTCCCCCCAGCTCCTGCCACCTCCTATCCAGACATTGAGTTTGACACACTCCAAGAACTAGAAAGCGCTATCCCCACCGTAGATGAAGAAAAAGAGGCTGAGGAGAGTCGATCAGCACTGGATAATATTGCACCAGAGCCTCCCAGTAATCGTTCTGAGTCCTCCAAACTATCGATTACGCCTAGCGTACGAGAGCAACCTGGGCCAACACCTATTCCTCAGCCCCCTTCACAAAAACCTACTGAGGCAGCCCCTCAAAGAGACCTCACAGACACTTGGCAGCAAGTATTACAGAACCTCAACTTACCGAGTCGAGCCTTATTAAAAGAACATGGTCAACTGTTGTATTGGCAGGGGCGAGAAGTTCGGGTCGGCATCCGCAAAACGCTACTGCGCTTGGCCCAAGGCAAAGTAACAGAACTGGAAGAAACCTTTGAGAAATGCTTTAATCTCAAAGTTAAAGTCACCTTGAAAGTACTCACAGAAGAGCAAATACGGACTCAGCCACAGGTCTCTGTATCTTTCAAATCCAATGCCCCCGTAACGTCACCCAAGCCTCCATCCACACCTCCCCCCCATAACCGAGAATCCCCAGTCGTAGCCCCCAGCCGAGAGGTGACAGAGGCTCCCTCTGCGACCGAACCACCCAGCTGGCAAACAACAACAGAAGATGATATGACATCAGCAGCTCGAAGCTTTGCCCAGTTTTTTAACGGTGCTTTTGTCGACCCAGAGCCGAAAGCCGTTGAAACCAAGGAGACCTCTGCCCCCCTTGAGAAAGACTCATAA
- a CDS encoding alpha-amylase: MSDPNGVMMQFFHWYNPADGSLWNELKTKACDLAHVGVTSVWLPPAYKGQSGGYDVGYGVYDVYDLGEFDQKGSVRTKYGTKEEYIAAIEAAQAAGIHVYADVVFNHMMGADGEEEAQARPMNPDNRYQPIGDMQTVKVWTHFTFPGRQGKYSDLEWHWWHFDAVDYNAYNNDQQAVYLFKDKKFDNNVDLEKGVFDYLMGCDLDMQHPEVKDALKHWGEWVINETHIDGFRFDAVKHVKADFFPEWLQHCRQHSEKRIFAVGEYWSDEIEALHHFVKVTGGDVMLFDAPLHYNFTVASNRGCDYDLRQIFDDTLIKQQPALAVTLVDNHDSQPLQALESVVEPWFKPLAYALILLRRDGYPCIFYADYYGAHYQDKGRDGNDYEIWLDSHQWLIDKFLAARRTYAYGDQYDYFDHANCIGWSRLGDQDHPGGMAVVISNGDAGRKWMEVGNPLQTYVDVTEHIPEPVTTNEEGWAEFCCKAGSVSVWVPQP; encoded by the coding sequence ATGTCCGACCCCAACGGCGTAATGATGCAATTTTTTCACTGGTATAACCCTGCTGATGGCAGTCTGTGGAATGAGTTGAAGACTAAAGCCTGCGATCTTGCCCATGTTGGCGTCACATCGGTGTGGCTGCCGCCTGCTTATAAGGGCCAATCAGGAGGGTATGACGTGGGCTATGGCGTTTACGATGTCTATGATTTGGGTGAATTTGATCAAAAAGGGTCTGTTCGGACTAAGTACGGGACAAAAGAGGAATATATTGCAGCCATTGAGGCTGCCCAGGCAGCCGGAATTCATGTCTATGCCGATGTTGTGTTCAATCACATGATGGGGGCTGACGGTGAAGAAGAAGCCCAGGCTCGACCCATGAATCCTGATAATCGGTACCAGCCCATTGGCGATATGCAAACGGTCAAAGTCTGGACCCATTTCACCTTTCCAGGTCGGCAAGGCAAGTACTCGGACCTCGAGTGGCATTGGTGGCACTTTGATGCAGTGGACTATAACGCTTATAACAATGACCAGCAAGCGGTTTATCTGTTTAAAGATAAAAAATTTGACAACAATGTGGACTTAGAAAAAGGGGTCTTTGATTATCTAATGGGGTGTGACCTAGATATGCAACATCCTGAAGTCAAGGATGCCCTCAAGCATTGGGGAGAATGGGTGATTAACGAAACCCATATTGATGGGTTTCGTTTTGATGCCGTTAAGCATGTGAAAGCTGACTTTTTCCCAGAATGGCTCCAGCATTGTCGTCAACATTCGGAGAAACGGATCTTCGCCGTCGGTGAATATTGGTCAGATGAAATTGAAGCGCTCCATCACTTTGTCAAAGTGACGGGGGGTGATGTCATGCTCTTTGATGCCCCTTTGCATTACAACTTCACTGTTGCGAGTAATCGGGGGTGTGACTATGACCTCCGCCAAATCTTTGACGATACCCTGATTAAACAACAGCCTGCCCTAGCTGTCACCCTTGTCGACAATCATGATTCTCAACCTCTCCAAGCTCTAGAATCTGTGGTTGAGCCTTGGTTCAAGCCCCTTGCTTATGCGCTAATTTTGTTGCGTCGGGATGGCTATCCCTGCATTTTTTATGCGGATTATTATGGAGCCCACTACCAGGATAAAGGTCGGGATGGCAATGACTATGAAATTTGGTTGGATAGCCATCAATGGTTAATTGATAAGTTTTTGGCTGCCCGTCGAACCTATGCCTATGGCGATCAATATGATTATTTTGATCATGCTAACTGTATAGGTTGGAGTCGCTTAGGTGATCAGGACCATCCGGGGGGCATGGCAGTGGTGATCAGTAATGGTGATGCTGGCCGCAAATGGATGGAGGTGGGCAATCCACTGCAAACTTATGTCGATGTAACGGAACATATTCCAGAGCCTGTGACTACGAATGAAGAGGGATGGGCGGAGTTTTGTTGCAAGGCTGGATCTGTTTCTGTATGGGTGCCGCAACCTTGA
- the acsF gene encoding magnesium-protoporphyrin IX monomethyl ester (oxidative) cyclase → MVDTLKKPEPQELRDGIKVPAKETVLTPRFYTTDFDEMAKMDLTVNEDEIRAIIAEFKADYNQKHFTRDERFDKSWDHIDGETRRLFIEFLERSCTAEFSGFLLYKELGRRLKTINPLLAEGFNLMSRDEARHAGFLNKAMTDFKLSLDLGFLTKSRSYTFFKPKFIFYATYLSEKIGYWRYITIYRHLAANPDDCVYPIFEFFENWCQDENRHGDFFDALMRSQPQLLNDWKARLWARFFLLSVFVTMYLNDLQRSGFYATIGLDAREYDKHVIEKTNDSAGRVFPLVLNVQHPSFYGHLEECVDNCVKLRAIDATEQPNAIKTLRKLPIFLSNGFNFLRLYLMKPIPTEQLEGTIR, encoded by the coding sequence ATGGTAGATACCCTCAAAAAGCCAGAACCCCAAGAACTGCGTGACGGGATTAAAGTTCCTGCCAAAGAAACGGTTCTTACCCCTCGTTTCTACACCACTGATTTTGACGAGATGGCCAAGATGGATCTCACCGTCAATGAAGATGAGATTCGAGCCATCATTGCCGAATTTAAGGCTGACTATAATCAAAAGCACTTTACTCGTGATGAGCGCTTTGACAAGTCTTGGGATCACATTGATGGTGAAACCCGACGCTTGTTTATCGAATTTCTAGAGCGGTCTTGTACTGCGGAGTTCTCCGGCTTCCTCCTCTACAAAGAATTGGGCCGTCGTCTCAAGACCATTAATCCTCTGTTGGCTGAAGGGTTTAACCTCATGTCTCGGGATGAAGCCCGTCATGCTGGTTTCCTCAACAAGGCCATGACGGACTTCAAATTGTCCTTAGACTTGGGCTTTTTGACCAAGAGTCGTAGCTATACCTTCTTTAAGCCTAAATTTATTTTCTACGCCACCTACCTCTCTGAAAAGATCGGTTACTGGCGCTACATCACCATCTATCGTCACTTGGCTGCTAATCCAGACGATTGCGTTTATCCCATTTTCGAATTTTTCGAGAATTGGTGCCAAGACGAGAACCGTCACGGCGACTTCTTTGATGCCTTGATGCGGTCACAGCCTCAGCTGCTCAACGATTGGAAAGCCAGACTTTGGGCAAGGTTCTTCTTGCTGTCTGTCTTCGTGACCATGTACCTCAATGACCTGCAGCGCTCTGGATTCTATGCCACGATTGGTCTAGATGCCCGTGAGTACGACAAGCATGTGATTGAGAAAACCAATGATAGTGCAGGTCGTGTCTTTCCTTTGGTACTGAATGTCCAGCATCCTAGCTTCTATGGTCATCTGGAAGAGTGTGTGGACAACTGTGTGAAGTTGCGAGCCATTGATGCTACTGAGCAACCTAACGCCATCAAGACTCTGCGTAAGCTTCCTATCTTCCTCTCCAACGGATTCAACTTCTTACGTTTGTATTTGATGAAGCCCATTCCTACCGAACAGCTAGAAGGCACTATTCGCTAG
- the bioF gene encoding 8-amino-7-oxononanoate synthase, translated as MAPYDWIDSALTTIHKAHWYRSVKTMSSPGPTTVLNGQEVINFASNDYLGLAGDSRLAAAAIAAINTWGTGSTGSRLLSGHRVIHEQLEGAIATWKQTEAAIVYSSGYLANIGTITALVSGRDLVLADAYNHASLKNGARLSGATIHEFGHANVAELRSLLETHRSHHRRCLLVTDSVFSMDGDLCPLPELIALAEAYDCMLLIDEAHGTGVLGATGAGCVEHFGCRDTELIQMGTLSKALGSLGGYVAGSAKLIDYLRNRSTSWIYTTGLSPADTAAALAAVEIIREGNELRSQLWQRVNQLKQALSTQLAPEDEHLNMQLLPSKSPILCVQMPTPAAVLAASQQLLDQGIFAPAIRPPTVPTSRIRVSVMATHQPEQIDQLIVALGEIAQGS; from the coding sequence ATGGCTCCTTACGATTGGATTGATTCAGCGTTAACCACGATTCATAAAGCCCATTGGTATCGCTCTGTCAAAACCATGAGCAGTCCAGGTCCAACGACTGTACTAAACGGCCAGGAGGTAATCAATTTTGCCAGTAATGATTATCTCGGTTTAGCTGGAGATTCCAGGTTAGCGGCAGCTGCGATCGCAGCTATCAATACCTGGGGAACCGGCAGTACGGGTTCGCGGTTACTCAGCGGTCATCGGGTCATTCATGAGCAGTTGGAAGGTGCGATCGCAACCTGGAAACAAACTGAAGCTGCCATTGTTTATAGCTCAGGCTATCTCGCCAATATCGGCACCATTACGGCCTTAGTCAGTGGACGAGATTTGGTCCTGGCGGATGCCTACAACCATGCCAGCCTCAAAAATGGCGCACGTCTAAGTGGGGCCACCATCCATGAATTTGGCCATGCCAATGTAGCAGAGTTGCGATCGCTCCTAGAAACCCATCGCTCCCACCATCGTCGCTGCCTTTTGGTGACCGATAGCGTCTTTAGTATGGATGGCGATTTATGCCCATTGCCGGAACTGATTGCCCTGGCTGAAGCCTATGACTGTATGCTCCTGATTGATGAAGCCCATGGGACTGGCGTTCTAGGGGCAACAGGGGCAGGCTGTGTAGAGCATTTTGGTTGTCGTGATACTGAACTCATCCAAATGGGGACGTTGAGTAAGGCATTAGGCAGTTTAGGAGGCTATGTGGCGGGTTCCGCCAAGCTGATTGATTACCTGCGCAATCGATCTACAAGCTGGATTTATACGACGGGACTCTCACCCGCAGATACGGCAGCAGCGTTGGCGGCGGTAGAGATTATTCGAGAGGGGAATGAGTTGCGATCGCAACTTTGGCAACGGGTCAATCAGCTCAAGCAAGCCCTCTCCACCCAGCTTGCCCCTGAAGACGAACATCTAAACATGCAGCTCTTGCCCTCAAAGTCACCGATTCTTTGCGTGCAAATGCCCACACCTGCAGCCGTTTTGGCGGCCAGCCAGCAACTCCTTGATCAAGGGATTTTTGCCCCAGCCATTCGCCCACCCACAGTCCCCACTAGTCGAATTCGGGTTTCGGTAATGGCCACCCATCAGCCGGAACAGATTGATCAGCTTATCGTTGCCTTAGGTGAGATAGCTCAGGGCAGCTAA
- a CDS encoding PIN domain-containing protein, giving the protein MSLRVKVLIDTNVVLDVLLERDPFVENAIALFEQIELGHVVGAIAATTLTNIFYIIRKSESREAAISAVHRLLIGLQFCAVDRQTVETALGLGLKDFEDSIQLACALLNQLDGIVTRDSKDFISSQLPIYSPTELLSQL; this is encoded by the coding sequence GTGAGCCTTCGTGTGAAAGTTCTCATCGATACCAATGTTGTCCTAGATGTACTCCTGGAACGCGACCCCTTTGTCGAGAATGCAATTGCTCTCTTTGAGCAAATTGAACTCGGTCACGTAGTAGGTGCAATTGCTGCAACAACCCTGACCAATATTTTCTACATCATCCGTAAATCAGAAAGTCGTGAAGCTGCCATCTCTGCTGTCCATCGACTCCTGATCGGTCTCCAATTTTGTGCTGTTGATCGCCAGACAGTCGAAACTGCTCTCGGTCTTGGGCTAAAAGACTTTGAAGACAGTATTCAACTTGCCTGCGCACTCCTCAATCAATTGGATGGCATCGTTACCCGTGATTCAAAAGATTTCATTAGCAGCCAGCTTCCCATTTACTCCCCTACTGAACTCTTAAGCCAGCTCTAG
- a CDS encoding DUF2281 domain-containing protein, whose amino-acid sequence MTAAEKLYELIQSLPESQVNEVLNFAEFLHHKQLNSSQSQAIPPGTLTGLRGIAKGPKAASSDHELQAEYTDYLTQKYQ is encoded by the coding sequence ATGACAGCCGCAGAAAAGCTCTACGAACTTATTCAATCTCTCCCAGAAAGCCAAGTCAACGAAGTCCTCAACTTCGCCGAATTTCTCCATCATAAGCAGCTCAATAGTTCTCAATCGCAGGCTATCCCGCCTGGGACGCTTACCGGACTGCGGGGTATCGCCAAGGGGCCTAAAGCAGCTTCTAGCGATCATGAATTGCAAGCAGAATACACAGATTATCTCACCCAAAAATATCAGTGA
- a CDS encoding GNAT family N-acetyltransferase, whose translation MNIRIAQPKDVETLFEIRTSVVENYQSREEIAELGITPESVTKMLETDCCAWIAEIDDQAIGFSIASATEKTIVGMFVRPTFEGRGAGRTLMQVTETWFWAKEIEEIWLVTGNNPNFRAYGFYLHLNWIPIGVESEGDFQGEMKFVKKRP comes from the coding sequence ATGAATATCCGCATTGCTCAACCGAAGGATGTCGAGACGCTGTTTGAGATTCGAACCAGCGTTGTCGAAAATTATCAATCCCGAGAAGAGATTGCTGAACTGGGTATTACGCCAGAGTCAGTCACCAAAATGTTAGAGACGGACTGTTGTGCATGGATTGCTGAGATTGATGATCAAGCGATTGGCTTCTCCATTGCCAGTGCCACAGAAAAAACGATAGTTGGCATGTTCGTCCGCCCTACTTTTGAAGGGCGGGGAGCTGGACGTACCCTAATGCAAGTTACTGAAACTTGGTTCTGGGCAAAAGAAATTGAAGAGATTTGGTTAGTCACAGGCAATAACCCGAATTTCAGAGCCTATGGTTTTTATCTACATCTCAACTGGATTCCAATCGGCGTTGAGTCCGAGGGTGATTTCCAAGGAGAGATGAAATTTGTCAAAAAACGTCCTTAG
- a CDS encoding VOC family protein has translation MKIEPLITVKDVAASSQFYQTLLGCESAHGGDEYEMLTFEGKLLLQLHRQDVHEHPGMWNPEIPPGNGVILWFRTDDFDASVAKVQALSPEIVTEPHVNPNAQQHEIWFRDPDGYLVVISDNFGDAKA, from the coding sequence ATGAAAATAGAGCCGCTCATTACCGTTAAAGATGTTGCAGCGAGTAGCCAGTTCTACCAAACACTCTTGGGTTGTGAAAGTGCTCATGGGGGTGATGAATATGAAATGCTGACGTTTGAGGGGAAACTGCTGCTGCAACTGCATCGCCAGGATGTGCATGAGCATCCAGGGATGTGGAATCCTGAAATACCGCCTGGGAATGGGGTGATTTTATGGTTTCGCACGGATGATTTTGACGCCAGTGTCGCTAAGGTTCAGGCACTCAGTCCAGAAATCGTTACCGAACCCCATGTCAATCCCAATGCCCAGCAGCATGAAATTTGGTTTCGCGATCCTGATGGTTACTTGGTTGTGATCTCAGATAACTTTGGTGATGCTAAAGCTTAG
- a CDS encoding ABC transporter ATP-binding protein, giving the protein MRPQDMSSSAGLLHVNDLKIAYAQQRGAETQSWAVNQVSFALGAGERLGLVGESGCGKSTIGRGLMQLLPPGTQLEGEINFAGRSVLTLTGKDLQRFRGEEIALVFQDPMTRLNPLLTVKKHCLETLKVHQPKLSAEEAKTKVLDTLGAVNIPAERWTQYPHEFSGGMRQRVAIALALLLDPKMLIADEPTTSLDVTVAAQILKEVTRLCEERQMGLLLISHDLALVSEYCDRVAVMYQGKMVELGPAQEILTNPQHSYTQSLLQAALHLQTSAAEAPEIEESPPEQSVLLQLQDVQQHYSLETNFIARLLSKPADAIKAVDGITLNIHAGETLGLVGESGCGKSTLSRSILQLVRPTAGSVQFDKRELTTLEGRALRQCRRQIQMIFQDPRACLNPRMKIGQSVAEPLLIHELATPAEAQSQMHAMLERVGLTPTTDYAQRFPSDISGGQQQRVAIARALITQPKLVICDEPVSMLDASIQTQVLELMQSLKDDFNLTYLFITHDLWVARFFCDRIAVMNKGKIVEIGPTEEIFTNPQHPYTQTLLGAAPLLARLQEG; this is encoded by the coding sequence ATGCGCCCACAGGATATGAGTTCTTCCGCAGGCTTGCTGCATGTTAACGATCTGAAGATTGCCTATGCTCAGCAGCGGGGAGCCGAGACCCAGAGTTGGGCCGTCAATCAAGTCTCCTTTGCCCTGGGAGCTGGAGAACGGCTGGGATTAGTGGGAGAGTCGGGTTGCGGCAAGTCCACCATAGGGCGAGGCTTGATGCAGTTGCTGCCCCCCGGAACTCAACTAGAAGGCGAGATTAACTTTGCGGGTCGATCGGTTTTAACCCTGACGGGAAAAGATTTGCAGCGATTCCGAGGTGAGGAAATTGCCCTGGTCTTTCAGGACCCGATGACTCGCCTCAATCCGTTGTTGACGGTAAAAAAGCATTGCCTTGAGACTCTGAAAGTCCATCAACCCAAGCTTTCGGCTGAGGAAGCTAAAACTAAGGTCTTAGATACCCTGGGCGCCGTTAATATCCCTGCAGAACGATGGACGCAATATCCCCATGAGTTTAGTGGTGGGATGCGACAGCGGGTAGCGATTGCGTTAGCGCTCCTCCTCGACCCCAAAATGCTGATTGCCGATGAACCTACCACCAGCTTGGATGTTACGGTTGCGGCCCAAATTCTGAAAGAGGTGACGCGTCTCTGTGAAGAGCGTCAGATGGGACTGCTGCTGATTTCCCATGATTTGGCATTGGTGAGTGAATATTGCGATCGCGTTGCCGTCATGTACCAAGGCAAAATGGTCGAGTTAGGCCCAGCTCAAGAAATCCTCACCAACCCACAACACTCTTATACCCAATCATTGCTGCAGGCGGCTCTCCATCTACAAACCAGTGCCGCTGAAGCTCCTGAAATAGAAGAAAGTCCACCTGAACAATCAGTGCTGCTGCAGCTCCAAGATGTGCAGCAACATTACTCCTTAGAAACCAATTTTATTGCCCGTCTCCTCTCTAAACCTGCGGATGCCATCAAAGCCGTAGACGGGATTACCTTAAATATTCATGCAGGCGAAACCCTGGGCTTGGTGGGAGAATCCGGCTGTGGCAAGAGCACTTTATCTCGTAGTATTTTGCAGCTTGTGCGGCCGACGGCGGGGAGCGTTCAGTTTGATAAGCGGGAGTTGACCACGCTAGAGGGACGGGCACTGCGGCAATGTCGCCGCCAAATTCAAATGATCTTCCAAGATCCACGGGCCTGCCTGAATCCCCGGATGAAGATTGGCCAGAGTGTGGCTGAACCGCTCCTGATTCATGAGTTGGCAACCCCGGCTGAGGCCCAGTCACAAATGCATGCCATGTTGGAGCGGGTCGGCCTGACTCCCACCACGGACTATGCCCAACGGTTCCCCAGCGATATTTCTGGAGGGCAGCAACAGCGAGTTGCTATCGCCAGAGCGCTCATTACCCAACCCAAACTGGTGATCTGTGACGAACCCGTGAGCATGCTGGATGCCAGTATTCAAACTCAGGTGCTGGAGTTGATGCAGTCTTTGAAAGATGATTTCAACTTAACGTACCTATTTATTACCCATGATTTGTGGGTGGCGCGATTCTTTTGCGATCGCATCGCCGTCATGAATAAGGGCAAGATCGTCGAAATCGGTCCCACGGAAGAGATCTTCACCAATCCTCAACACCCCTATACCCAAACGCTACTCGGGGCTGCCCCCTTACTAGCTCGTCTGCAGGAAGGTTAA
- a CDS encoding chorismate lyase produces MLANADTNNQVPLTSTWHHLDVLWQADQARIQPGLPYYQLSPTWQMLILGDGSPTRHLQLLTGEPTEVDVIDMSFVGAEQDNAPDLIKAVPGPRLRRQVWLRTPSGQRLAYATSWWEASHVDEYLQNRSLPIWASLSQSRTELFRDIRQVLCGQSEALSKAFDHPGPFWGRYYLFWHDGQPLTLIYEVFSPHLNQYLGPVSSNLQSTQVS; encoded by the coding sequence TTGTTAGCAAACGCTGATACCAATAATCAAGTTCCCCTCACCTCCACCTGGCATCATTTAGATGTCTTATGGCAAGCCGATCAGGCTCGCATTCAGCCCGGCCTTCCTTACTATCAACTCTCTCCCACCTGGCAAATGTTGATTTTGGGAGATGGCTCTCCCACCCGCCATTTGCAGCTCCTCACGGGTGAGCCGACGGAAGTTGACGTGATTGATATGTCCTTTGTCGGGGCTGAGCAAGACAATGCCCCTGACTTAATCAAAGCGGTTCCTGGTCCTCGATTACGCCGCCAGGTCTGGCTACGGACCCCTTCGGGTCAGCGCTTAGCCTATGCGACCTCTTGGTGGGAAGCCAGCCATGTGGATGAGTATTTACAAAACCGCTCTCTACCGATTTGGGCTAGCTTGTCCCAGTCTCGTACTGAATTGTTCAGAGATATTCGCCAAGTTTTGTGTGGTCAATCCGAGGCGTTATCTAAAGCTTTCGATCATCCAGGACCGTTTTGGGGCCGTTACTATCTATTTTGGCATGATGGTCAGCCCTTGACCTTGATTTATGAGGTTTTCTCTCCCCATCTCAATCAGTACTTAGGACCTGTATCCAGCAATCTCCAGTCTACTCAGGTGTCATAG